AGTCGTACCTAGTCAATAGTACTTCGGTAAATTATTTTATAGGACACTTAAATTGTTTAGAGTTAAACGTGAAAATCGTTTATAAACTTTGTGTGAGATTTGATTTTAATCCCTTGCTGGAAAATCTTCATATGGATGCCCTCGAACTTACGTTTTTTGTTTGGAAACCGTTTTTGCCGCCGATTTAGCTCTGACCGCCGCTGCCAAGTGTCACTATGACTTTGGGCCTATATGGACAGGCcacatcatttcattaaatgacttgtattgtttttatataaaataacttaataatttaattttaattaagtccCCAAAATCTCAGctaatttaatttctaaccCTAAAACTAATAATCAACACTAACCTAACTTCTACCCCTTCCTCCTTCATATCAAAACCCCCAGTTTGAAGAAACCCATAAATTAgggttcttcatcttcttcttcttcttctcctccctcTTCCTTTCTTATCCATCGAATTCATCATATCTTCTCCCTCAATTTCTTCTTCCATTCTTTCCCTTCCATCGAATTCATCCTTTCCTCTCCTTCGATTACTTCTTCTATCTTCATTCACTCGATTTCTTATTCTCTCTTCTTCTGGTTCGATTTCTTTCCTGTTCAACCATGTTGGAGCAGATGAACACTACCTTCTCATGGTGCACATGTTAGGAACACTTGCAGCAATTCGAACATTTCAGGAAGCAGCAGTTTATATTGTCTTGTCTTGTTGTCCCATGTACTGCAGTATGTACAATTGGAAGGAAAACGAAGCAACCGAAAGCACGAACCCCTGTGTGTGTTAGTGTTATAATCTTCGTGACCCCATTTTCCGCAACGAAGAAACTCTAGGGGAACTCAACTCTAAGCCGTGGCTGGTGGCTGCTCTGTTGCTGCCCAAGTGGCAAACTCTCTAATACCCTCCACACCTTCACCGACTTGTCCAAACCGTTGTACAATATCCACCGCCGCTCATTACACATCGTCTCTGGATCCTTCTCCGCCGCCAGACACTTTACCGGCCCGTTGTGCCCCGACAGCACCGTAATGCACGTGCGCTCGTTGCTCAACACCGACCTCTTCCACACGCAGATTGCCTTGTTAGCAGAACCGCTGAACACCAAACTCCCCACCGTCGCAAGACACAAAACCGCCAGCTTGTGCCCGCTCAACACCCCGTCGCGAGAGGACCATGGCAATTTTAGATTTGGATAATGGGGAAAACATTGAGTTGTAAGGGGAATTGTCTGCTACCATAAGAAATCAAGTGAATGAAGAGAGAAGAATGGAAGAAGAAATTGAGGGAGAAGAGATGATGGATTCAAtggagaagaaaggaagaaatgagaagaagatgatgaagaacccTAATTTATGGGTTTCTTCAAATTGGGGGTTTTGATCTGAAGGAGGAAGGGGTAGAAGTTAGGTTAGTGTCGATTATTAGTTTTAGGGCtagaaattaaattagttaAGATTTTGGggacttaattaaaattaaattatttagtttttatttttcttaaaaaaaattacacgtcatttaatgaaatgatgtgGCATGTCCGCATAGGCCCAAAGTGACACCTGACCACGACGACCGGAGCTAAATCAGCGGAAAGGACGATTACCAAACAAAAAACGTAAGTTTAAGGGCGTCcataggaagattttccggcgatGGATGAAAATTCAATcccgctcaaagttcaggggcAATTTTCACGTCTAACACAATTGTTTATTTTCCTATTATCCATGGCCAAACGTGAATAAAATTATCGTTATTCTAATATTAATGATGATTTGTGTATACACAATATGGAAAGTTTCATTCACAACAGGTTTAGTCGGCCCAAATAACAATCCAATCTATCTTCTTTATTGTAAATTTAAAATACCTACACAACTAATGACTATCTAATTGGCTGACCATGACGCCTAAGTGCAGAACTTTCCCTCTTTTAACCAACCGGCTCAACATAAATCCAAGTTATTAGAATTGTGGTCCAATCTGTCTGAGCGACTTCAAAGTCTTAATGCACCCCTAAAGACATGTTGACAGAAGGTTAGTTTAGTAATTTGTTATCGATTGTTTGGTTTTAGGCATGGCAATCGAAAACTCAAATGATCCATTGAGACatttgtttttcagtttttggtaTTTGATTAACTTGATTGTTGGTTATTATATATAGTTCAGTTATTGCGATTAAAGTTGATTTGGCTCCGTTTATGAACCTTTACCTATGGTTACCGATATGTGTTCATCAATAATGAAAGTTCCGCTAGGTGGTCAagataaaaaaatgataaaggAATCGTCGAGAGTTTTTAGATTTATTCTTAGATTTGGGTTTAGATTATTTGTTCTTAATTATAATCTTAGCTCTGGCTTACTTTGCTTCATAATATTGTTCATGGCAGTGATtcgagaggaagaagaagaaattgaaagaTGGAGTTTGGGTGGAGGAGAAAATTAATGTTTTTCTGGTTTGGTCCTCTATAATCCATGTAGgtatagaagaagaaaaaattgtacacataagaaatcataaatttttcACATAGGAAAAAAATACCAAGTGATTTAAAATGTGATGTGAGTGATACAAATCATCAAAAAAATTGGGCAAAGGAACTAGAACTTGTGTACTTTCATAATGGACGGATAtatttcaacaacaaaaaattagaAACTAAACTCAATACTTCACTATTTAACaggataaaaaattatttaacccTATATTAAATATAAGCTTTGTCcaatgaataaataaattattgtgtaaaCGAAAGTGTCTAATACTAATCTCtcaaggtatatatatatattaaagttCTACTCTTGACTCGTCTATACATGTGATGTAGTAAGTGCATAttatgaaattattttattaatgatTTTAATGTCAAAATTAACTATAACAAATGTGCTTctatgattaatttttattttggaattgattctgaaaaagTAGAAAGTATACATGCTATAAATTGAGCATGCATGGCTTGACAAATAAGCAAGAAAGTGGAggatgaaaacaaaaaaatatatagtagAGTTTTGTGTGTAGTATTAGTAGTAATTCTAAATCGAACCCGGATATACTAATAAAGATAACAAGTGGTTGACttaaagaagtctcacattgcctaGATTAGCAAGTTTACAagtgtatatataataaagagCACACACAgccattgccttaagcctaagaTTTTGTggtgtgtggttctaacttaggatttctaacatggtatcagagctagtctgatccaagccatgacttccgcttaaaaaaaatacaaaaataaaaataaaaatacaaaatacaaaaaaaaaggaaaaaaaaaagaaagaaaaaaatgatataCAGTACAAGGCCTCTGAGACTTAAGAGCAGAAGTCTAACACCTAATGACCGTTCCGCTGAGCTCAAGCCCAAGATAAAGCAAGCCAAGACCTCTAactcagacgaaggagcacaagtccaaggAACTCCGATGTTCCCGTTGGAGTACTAGCCCAGACAAAGAAAGTCGAAAGGCAGACTCAGACAaaggagcacaagtccgacGACCACTGATGTTCGGAGTACTAGgcaaaggcaaaaaaaaaaaaaaaaatagagtctCACTTGAGGGGGAGTAATAGAGATAACAAGTGGTTGACTTAAAGAAATCTCACATTGCCTAAATTAGCAAGTCTACAagtgtatatataataaagaacacacataCCCATTGCTTTTAGCCTAAGCCCTAAGATTTTGTggtgtgtggttctaacttCTAACTTAGGATTTCTAACATATACATCGGAATAAGgttgaaagaagaaaagtatGATCAAATCAATAGCTTTGGAATCATATAAAGTATGACAGTGAGGTCAAGTAAAGGTGTGTATATATGTGGGCATGGGTCCGCATATTAGTGTGTGTATATATGGCTATTTCATTAACAATGCTTTCGTACAAACAAAGCAAAGGTTGAAAATTCCCACACACCAAAAAGATCAAACGCATATAACTTATAACAATTATTAAAATGACTTTCATTAGgcttaaatattattttaggcctataaaatatgatattttttttggcCCCtacatttctatttttttcatcCCTATAAAATATGATATCCTAAGACCTAAGCTATATGAGGGTGAGGGTGGTGAGGTTCATATCTTCCATAGCATGGACCCTTATCTAACTTGGTCATATACTTCGTGCTTTTGAATTGTgcaaatagttttttttagataagccataCTAACATTAAAAGGCACAAGGTATGATAAGGAGAGGCTGACCATGCATGTGGTGAAAGATGGGTAGGTTGCCAACTTGCCATGGAAATACCTTGAGCAGGTCGATTGAATACTGTATGTCATGGAAATGGCAAATTGTGTTGTTGCAACATGCAGTATAGGCAGATTGAGATGTAAAATATGAACACAATTGTTTCCTTTTTGGTAAAGGAGCGACATAGCTAGACGTACGTTAATATGTTATCTTGCTAAGATATTAAAGGATACAAATTCTAGCTGGAGTTGTAATTAAATGgcttcttctatatatatatatatgcatatatatatttatatatataattcaaCCCGTAAATCAAatgattataattaaattaaagtcATTATTATGTTTTGATTAGGCTGTGATCAATATGATGTTGATTGATGTCTTGGAATAATTTCGGGCCTTTATTTGATGTTTAGTTCCTCTAATCGCATTGTTTGCAAttctaattaattaatactcctAATAATGATTATAAAAGACAAAGAATGCAAGTCAAAATATCATCATGAAGTGAAATGGGAAACTTCGTAATAGACACTGGGGACAAATTAAACCACCCTAAGTGGGTCTTCGTTCCGATTACTGACAAATGTACGGCTGGATAAGATGAATAATAAGAGTGATCATGTTCCATTCTAAGCAAACATCTGGTTGGTGTGTTGGTGATTGAAAATAACACCCTATGGAAAAAGGGTTCTTAATTTGGACAATTGTGTTTGATCAATGATCCGGTTGATAGTATAAATACACTTGTAATGTGGTTGTTAACTTGTTTGCTTCACACCAgtccatttttcctttttttatttcaattttaagcCTTTGCTTCTTAATCAACGTGTCGACTTCTCATCATTCAATAGTAATTATATATGCAATTTAGATGAAGAGAATATCTTCAACTAAGAACCAAAAGTTTGAGAGAACTTTGCTGTGGACTGACTTTTATTGTACAACTTCAAAAAGCTAGATGGTATGTCACTGAGAGAAGGCTTTAATTTACAAAAACGACTCACACAAGTGAAGAATATCATACACTACTAATTCAAGACGTGTGAAACAAATTCATTGCATCCAACTTTGGTTCAAGAGTAGCAATTCAGGGACCATACACTTCAGATGTGTCTCAATTCCAATTcagatattttgtttttttacatTGATTAATTTCATTTGATCAAAACTTGGTTACGGCTTAATACTCCATAGTTTACACTTTACAAGATAAAAATGCATTTATGATCATTAATTAACTTGCGGTGCAAATGACATGTGGGCTCAAGACAGCATAGTAGCACAAGGCATTGGTTAAGGGGCGGAACTTAAATTGTGATAGGGAGAGGACACACGTTTATTTATACTGATAtgattattataaaaaattatttatttaagattTAAAAATTTTAGGGGCCAAAACTAGTATTTTGTCAAAGCATAGGGACCACATACATGTTTAACCCTTTATTTAGATATTTACCTTGTGAATTATTTGAACACTCCCAACTACTGAGAGGACTTTATGGTTGTTCTCTCGTTGCTCCATGACGGGAATTTTTGATTTCATTTCTATGCTTCTATCATTAGTTCGATCAATCCGGGGCCTTTTTAGGTAAGACACTGGCGAGTTGAGTTGAAGCACACTCTCTGTTAGAGGAATGCAATGGTGGACTTTCTTGCAAATGACAGAGTGTAGAGATCTCTTCATTTGAGCTTTCTTGAGGTCCTCCATTAACCATTCGATCTTTTGTTAGTGGATGACTACTGCGACACCTCATTCTTGAGGCGCTAGTATTGtagttgttttctttttccttaagcatctatgaaaaaaaaaactattgaaGTTAGAAAATTGTGTTAAAGTGAACACTCCCCTTTATAGTTTCTACTAGATATATTTAAGTGTGTGTACACAACTCATTTTCAAGTATTGGTAAGAATTAATTCATCAAAGAATGCTAATTCAGGGCATTGTTTTCTTCCCATTATATTGTTGCATGAGTAGTAGTCTAAAATATTGATTTACATAATAATGGGTTATTTTTCTCTCACATGAGCGGTTTTCCTAATCGAACTTgataaagaataaaaaaatacaatatgGATTTCAAATTTCCATCAATTAACCAAattcacaaaataaaaaaaaagttgtacGAGTAACTGAATATAAGCAGCAGCACAATGAATTCATATCATTCGAAGCCGCCAAGTCATCCGTTGTGGAGCTAGCTACACACCAAATTTGTGAGCTCTGAGGGAGCCGGTGACGGTGGTCCAAACCAAACGCGTAATAATCACACTTTGTCTCAAACGCCAGGAAAAAAagtcaaattaaaataaaaccacTACCATATTCCCTTAAACACTTTTCATTCAATTGATAGTTGTGCGGTGATTATTGTTCACGTCATCCTTTAACTACAAGGTTGGAACTCGACTCTTACCAATGAGAATAAAACAAATTTTGTAATCAactgtttattttttaatgtgaaTATCATATGAAGAGAGATTAGTTACTGTTGTCGACGGTAGACAATAAACACTTTTGtgttataaataattaaaaaacaagCTTGTTCCTTGATTGATGAATATTGAAAAGTTGTAAAAGGGAAAATAACAGTCACAACTCACAACTCACTCTCaactttcctttcctttcccaTTATCGGATACAGCTCACTAGCTCAGATGCTTCCTTGCTTCTGACACAAACAAACCATGTTTAATGTTATTCTAATTTCTACCCCAAGGTCAATTACGTCAATCCACCTACAAACAAAAATTGCAGCATAAGAATGGGAGAGctagatttgccaccccaaccattagatttcacacccctaattttcggattttcaagttccgaaattaattcgtgatttttagttcaaaatacatctaacaccacacttttgagtaaaaaaccacacttttgagtaaaaaactgcttcggaaaccttatttccgaaatatttcggtaagtggggtgacatttctaatgattggggtgccaaatctaatAATCCAAGAATGGTGGAGAAATAGAAACAGCATTTTATGATAGTTTTgcagaaaaaaataacaaaatttatAAAAAGGGCATTATTGTTTTTTCAGAGCAACTAGTCCAACGTTGTGTCCTTCCTTTTTAAGTCTCCAGACACAATCACCTTACAATTTCAGATTACCATCTTTAGGAGAAGAGGACCTTACAAATTTCACCCTCTGTGATCTCCCATTCAATATTCCCATTCACCATTGTTGCAGGCACCACCTACTCTGGTATGCTGATTATTTTACTCTCACTTTTTCATCTTCACCATTCACATTTTTCTTCCAACTTGAAACAGTTTCAGTCACTGAAACACTTTTTTTTGTCGGTGACTTGAACCTTCTTCCAAACACAGAAGAAACCAATTCAACCTCTTAGCAACTGGTTAATTAGGGTGCATGCTTTTAATCTTGGTTGCTGTAAACTGATTAATTTGGATCTAATTTTAGTTACTAGTATTTATTtagtaataataattaataattaatcattattattatGAAAGCTCTCTTTCatcttttttaattattattatttataataaattagCTAGCTTGCTTTCATGACAAGTTTGGTTTGAGAGCAATTGAGGAATAAAATAGTGTTGTTGTAGCACATTAGAGAGATGATATTGATAGGGAAGTTGCAGCAGTGGTTAGATCTTGATCTTGAACAAGATGGAGGTTACATTAATGAAAACGTGATACCATTGTCTTGTGGATATCTGTCACTGTAGAGCCAGTACCACCCTAGCTTCAATGCATTTTCACCAATATAGTAATCTCTCAACACCAGGGACACTAGCTTTGGTTCAACGTTTTACATTTACCGACAAAAAGTCACCAAAATTCTCTGCTTACTTATTGAAAATTTTAAGGTCTAAATTCATTCCTGCTTGATGAAATGATGTAGTTGAATTGAATACCAAGGTTGAATCACAATATTCTGTTTTTTTCTGTTTGTAGTGTGAGAATTTTGCTTGCATTAGTATAAACAACCTCATCCAACTCTtcacttacatatatatatatttgattctAGCTTCTGTAGAGAAATTCTACACGGTCTTTATAGTTTCCGATGGATCGGCGCTGGCCATGGAAGAAAAAATCGTCTGATAAGGCTGTGCCTGAGAAAGTAGCTGTTGCATTGGACTCCTCTGAAGCTTCCAACCAGGTATATTTATAGTATGTTTGGATTAACTTCTCTTTCATAAGAATCAATTATGGAATCCAGAAGAACCGTCTCCCCAAATTGTTTCTGGTTTCAAATAAATTGTATTAGAGTTTGTGAACATGCACTTATTGGCATTTTCTCAAACAAGAAAAATGTACTTTCAAAGTTTTGTGCCTAAGATTTCCCCCTGGTCCTCGCTGCTATTTTGCAGCTAAGTTCCACTTTATAGTTTTAATTTGAGTCTGActattttatcaattttttatgtcaGAGATTTTGCCTATTTTGCATATGAACTTCttctttaattatttattatattggCTTTGTCATCTTATATATTTTCTGTGTTGATTTACTTATGCAAACAGGATAGCAGCAAGAAACCAAACTATGTCCAAATCTCTGTGGAATCCTATTCACACCTCACAGGTTTGGAGGATCAAGTGAAGACATATGAGGAAAAAGTTCAGAAGCTTGAGGATGAGATGCAGGAAATGAATGAAAAGCTTTCAGCGGCTAACTCTGAGATTGAAACCAAGGAAGGCATGGTAAAACAACATGCTAAAGTAGCTGAAGAAGCTGTCTCAGGTATAATGCTTAATGATTTTATACCACCTCAAATAGCATGTTTCgatcaacttatttttcttGGAATCAATTTTGGCATCTAGAAGCTATTCATtactcacataagcttctccctggaattgattttaattttagaatAAACTGTAGAAGTATTACCAAACATGCACAAAGTTGTTCAAGCTTTAAACTTCCTTACTATAAATTGCTTCTCAATGTTCTTGGAATTTAAGTTCTATTGACACTCTGCAGGCTGGGAAaaggctgaagctgaagctttgGCATTGAAGAACCATCTCGAATCTGTCACTCTTTTGAAACTCACTGCTGAGGACCGTGCATCGCATTTAGATGGTGCTCTTAAAGAGTGTATGCGGCAGATACGGAACCTTAAGGAAGAACATGAACAGAATATACAGGAAGTTTCTCTCTCGAAAACCAAGCAATTAGACAAGATCAAGGGGGAACTTGAGGCTAAGATAGTTAACTTTGAACAGGAACTCCTTAGGTCTGCTGCTGAAAATGGGTCTTTGTCAAGATCCTTGCAGGAGCGCTCTAACATGATAGTCCAATtaagagaagaaaaagctcaGGCTGAGGCGGAAATTGAGCATCTTAAGAGCAACATGGAATCGTGTGAAAGAGAAATTAATTCACTTAAATATGAACTTCATGTTATTTCCAAAGAACTGGAAATTCgcaatgaagaaaaaaacatgAGTATGAGGTCTGCAGAAGCTGCTAACAAGCAGCAAATGGAGGGCGTGAAAAAAATTGCCAAGTTAGAAGCTGAGTGCCAAAGATTACGTGGTCTAGTGCGGAAGAAGTTACCTGGTCCTGCTGCACTTGCACAGATGAAGCTAGAAGTTGAAAGTCTTGGCCGAGATCATGGAGAAAGTCGATCAAGGAAGTCTCCTGCGAGGCCTGCTTCCCCTAATTTCTCTCCATTACCTGAGTTCTCTTTGGAGAATATACAGAAATTCCAGAAGGAGAATGAATTTCTTACAGATCGTTTattggcaatggaagaagaaatgaAGATGCTGAAAGAAGCTTTGGCTAAACGCAACAGTGAATTGCAGGCCTCTAGGAGTATGTGTGCTAAAACACTGAGCAAGCTTCAAAGTTTGGAACTTCAGACAAGTAACCAACAGAAGGGATCCCCAAAATCCATCATGCAAATTACCCATGAAAACATTTTTAGTCAAAACGCAAGCAACGCACCAAGCTTGGTCTCCATATCTGAAGATGGAAATGATGATGCAGGAAGTTGTGTCGAGTCTTGGTCTACTGCAATAACATCTGGGATATCCCAATTTCCTAAAGAAAACTTCACTGAGGAATCAAGCAAATCTGAATCCATTAAGAAGTTGGAACTAATGGACGACTTTCTAGAGGTGGAGAAATTTGCTCGCTTATCAAATGATTCCAATGTACATGCCACTATTTTAGTATCTTCAGATACTAAGACAGATGACATTGTGACCAATGATGTATCAGAAGTCGGTACTGACAAAGATGGTCTTTCTGAAAAGAATGACAACTCAAATCCATTGCCAAATCAAGTGTCTTCTGGTGCTTTGATGTCAGCACCTGGTCCCCAATCTGATGTTGGTGGTTTGTTATTAACAGAGCTCAGATCAAGAATATTACTGGTTTTTGAGTCCATTGCTAAGGATGCTGATATAGGGAAGATTGTGGAGGATATTAAACATGTGCTAGAAGATTCACATGACACATGTGATAGGCAGGACAATCCTGAAGATGCTGGTCTGAACCTTGAAAAAGAAACCATTTTATCCCAGCAACCCAAAGAATATGTGCAGATAACTTCTGATTTGGAAGCTGCAATTTCACATATtcatgattttgttttgttcctCGGCAAAGAAGCAATGGCTCTTCATGACATATCTTCTGATGGAAAAGAAATGAGCCAAAAGATTGAGGACTTTTCTGTCACCTTTAATAAAGTTTTATGCAAAAATGCAAGTCTGTTGCAATTTGTTCTTGACCTGTCTTACGTTTTAGCTAAAGCAAGCGAATTCCGATTTGATGTCCTTGGCTATAAACGTACAGAAGCTGAAACTAACAGTCCTGATTGCATAGATAAGATTGCTTTGCCTGAAAATAAGTTAGTTCAAGACACTTCATCTGGAGAAAGATATCAAAATGGTTGTTCACATGTTCTTAATCTCTGTTCTGATCCTGAGGTTCCTGATGACGGAAATTTGGTCTCGGGCTATCAAGCGAACGCTGCATCACAGAAGCTCTCAATGGAAGAATTTGAAGAAATGAAGCTTGAGAAAGAGAAAGCAGTAAATGATCTGTCAAACTGTACTGTGAATCTTGAAATGACGAAGTCTCAATTGCAAGAAACTGAGCAACTTCTGGAAGAAGTGAAGTCACAGCTCGCTTCTGCTCAAAGGTCGAACAGCTTGACTGAGACACAACTAAAGTGCATGGCAGAGTCTTACGAGTCACTCGAAACACGTGCCCTGGAGTTTGAAACTGAGCTAAACCGGCTGCAAATTAAGATTGAAACTCTGGAGAATAAGCTTCAAGATGAAAAGAGGGCTCATGAAGCTGCTTTGGCCAAGAGCAAGGAGCTAGAAGAACAGTTACTAAGGTTAGACACCAACTAAATATCGTAAGGGATATTAATGCTGAAATTTGCATTGTTGCCCTACTAGCCTGCTATTGCTTATAGATTTATgtattttgtatttatattaatcTAACTAGGAAAATGTTGGATGAAAAGCATGGtgttatatatttaattttatgaaaaccTATGTTCCTAGTTCTATTTCTGATTTGAGTTACTCTATCTGTCAGGTTTGAGAGCTCATCAGCTGATAATGACCTCAAGACTCCGCAGGTAAGGATCTAATTCCACTGTGAATATAAATTACATATTGAATTTCatgttttcttatatatatgaagtgtgggaaattttcatattttgctAGCATGTATGGACCAACTTATATTTCTTCCCAGATGCTAGTTACAAAAGTTTTTTCCCCAATTTTGACTTTAATCAATTCTAGAAGGTTTTCCTAACACACATTCTTTTGATCGGCTGAAAATCCAATATTGATTTTTGTTAATACAGGAGAGAGATTTGGCTGCGGCTGCTGAAAAGCTAGCCGAGTGTCAGCAAACTATATTTCTTCTGGGCAAGCAGTTAAATACTCTCTGTCCTCAATCTGAGCCAACTGAATCTCCTCACAGTAATATTAATCCCAAGTTTGAAGGCTCAAGAGTGGAAGAACCTGCTACTAGTAGcccaaattttcaaaattttggtCAGTTGGAGATGAACAATACTGCTACTGCATTTGTGAAAAGACCAGGTTCTGAGTCCCCTTTGCAGTTTTCCAATAGTTTGTTTAGCCCATCGGATAACGATTCACACCTTCCAGCAAGATCTCCAGTGCAGCattcaaaatcaaaaccaaaacACAGGCCTTCCAAATCAgcctcttcttcagcttcttcCGCCACTACCCCGGAGAAACAAGCACGAGGATTCAGCAGATTCTTTTCACCAAAAGGAAAACATGTTCATTGAGCTTGCAGCTCCCAGGCTCTATATGATAATTCATAGTTAGTTTTTTTGGGGAGGTTTGTGTAGTTTAACTAGGGAATGCCATGAGTGTCAGGTTATTCTTGTATGTAATGGTTGTACATGGTAACTATATGttgtttgttttcttcttttccttttcacttTTTGCTGTGTAAGGCAAACAATGACATGTTGTATTTTACAAACCTATCCATACCTTAATTCTTTACTAGCAGGAATGAATACAGATTGTTCAACCGGTTGCCATGTTTGATCTGTGATAGGTTTCACAAATATATCTTGGTTGTCTCAAGTAAAGGGTTTTGGAAAATAATCAAGTCATGTGATGTATGGTAGTCGGCAGACTAAATGTAACTACAAACTAGCTAGTTTGGCCTTTGCCATATCCCGATTAGATCCATAGGGCCAGATTCGGCTACGAAATAATTAATTTGATGTCGGTCATAATGGTTAAAAGTTGTTGTATGAATCCGTTGAGAGTTCAATCTCACCAGCGGCACTCTTGGAGAGTTGGGGAGGGAAGACATTTGGCATTTGCCATATCCAATCAGAATTTCTCCGGCAATTTAAATATACccaaaaaaattaactaatatGTAGTCAAATTTAATGATTTTGTTGATGGTCTAGTCTATTTGGGTTTAGGAGCACCGACACAAGAATCACCAGCTGTTTTTGGTTTGGGCCAAAGTCGTTGTtaattgtttttgttgttgttcttcttcttctttcaataAGTACATGCCGGGAAAAGCCTTGTCCAGATACCACATAGGCCCCATTTGCCCCAACATCCAGACATAAATTAGAGGTTTCAGTTTAATGTTACAATACAAATGTTACAAATTCTATTACACTGTGTCACTGTGTTACAAATTGAAACTTAGTCGACCAAAGCAAAAATGAAACTTAGAAACCAAGTGGGTTGATGAATACTTTGTTTTTTAAGTAAATAGTTGAACGTTCAATTCTAAGACTGAGTGTATGAATAAAACTTTTTAATCAGCTTCGTA
This is a stretch of genomic DNA from Lotus japonicus ecotype B-129 chromosome 1, LjGifu_v1.2. It encodes these proteins:
- the LOC130727811 gene encoding filament-like plant protein 4, giving the protein MDRRWPWKKKSSDKAVPEKVAVALDSSEASNQDSSKKPNYVQISVESYSHLTGLEDQVKTYEEKVQKLEDEMQEMNEKLSAANSEIETKEGMVKQHAKVAEEAVSGWEKAEAEALALKNHLESVTLLKLTAEDRASHLDGALKECMRQIRNLKEEHEQNIQEVSLSKTKQLDKIKGELEAKIVNFEQELLRSAAENGSLSRSLQERSNMIVQLREEKAQAEAEIEHLKSNMESCEREINSLKYELHVISKELEIRNEEKNMSMRSAEAANKQQMEGVKKIAKLEAECQRLRGLVRKKLPGPAALAQMKLEVESLGRDHGESRSRKSPARPASPNFSPLPEFSLENIQKFQKENEFLTDRLLAMEEEMKMLKEALAKRNSELQASRSMCAKTLSKLQSLELQTSNQQKGSPKSIMQITHENIFSQNASNAPSLVSISEDGNDDAGSCVESWSTAITSGISQFPKENFTEESSKSESIKKLELMDDFLEVEKFARLSNDSNVHATILVSSDTKTDDIVTNDVSEVGTDKDGLSEKNDNSNPLPNQVSSGALMSAPGPQSDVGGLLLTELRSRILLVFESIAKDADIGKIVEDIKHVLEDSHDTCDRQDNPEDAGLNLEKETILSQQPKEYVQITSDLEAAISHIHDFVLFLGKEAMALHDISSDGKEMSQKIEDFSVTFNKVLCKNASLLQFVLDLSYVLAKASEFRFDVLGYKRTEAETNSPDCIDKIALPENKLVQDTSSGERYQNGCSHVLNLCSDPEVPDDGNLVSGYQANAASQKLSMEEFEEMKLEKEKAVNDLSNCTVNLEMTKSQLQETEQLLEEVKSQLASAQRSNSLTETQLKCMAESYESLETRALEFETELNRLQIKIETLENKLQDEKRAHEAALAKSKELEEQLLRFESSSADNDLKTPQERDLAAAAEKLAECQQTIFLLGKQLNTLCPQSEPTESPHSNINPKFEGSRVEEPATSSPNFQNFGQLEMNNTATAFVKRPGSESPLQFSNSLFSPSDNDSHLPARSPVQHSKSKPKHRPSKSASSSASSATTPEKQARGFSRFFSPKGKHVH